In the genome of Amaranthus tricolor cultivar Red isolate AtriRed21 chromosome 15, ASM2621246v1, whole genome shotgun sequence, one region contains:
- the LOC130801198 gene encoding probable serine/threonine-protein kinase PBL15, whose product MTKKLEGSKKENKAWKPMTTKCCSVEDSIILGITFGKKARTSDLMSKNMAPLPSFRRLAYSGHLSNLSSCSSQRINEDLAQSFGLDLFDFQLSELRAITQNFCRSYLLGEGGFGKVHKGYVDENFKCGLKAQAVAVKHLDIEGLQGHREWLSEVVFLGQLRHKNLVKLIGYCCEDEERLLVYEFMPKGSLENHLFKRLSLSLPWGTRLKIAIGAAKGLAFLHEAETPVIYRDFKTSNILLDSDFTAKLSDFGLAKMGPEGSNTHVTTRVMGTYGYAAPEYVSTGHLTTKSDVYSFGVVLLELLTGRRSMDKSRPKGEQHIVDWTRPYLPSSRKIRYIIDPRLGGQYSVKGSKEMAQLALQCVSLIPKDRPKMSMVVQALELLQNYKDMAIACGLWPPPNTKSSKTNGISTKGRGYCKPSPVAPIRKL is encoded by the exons ATGACAAAGAAACTAGAAGGttctaaaaaagaaaataaagcatGGAAACCCATGACAACGAAATGTTGTTCAGTGGAGGACTCCATAATATTAGGTATAACTTTCGGTAAGAAGGCTCGAACCTCCGACCTTATGTCTAAGAATATGGCTCCATTGCCTTCGTTTAGAAGGTTGGCATATTCAGGCCACCTGAGCAACCTCAGTAGCTGCTCGTCGCAGCGGATTAACGAGGATTTAGCTCAGTCATTCGGTTTGGACTTGTTCGATTTTCAACTTAGTGAGCTAAGAGCTATCACTCAGAATTTTTGTAGGAGTTATTTGCTTGGAGAAGGTGGCTTTGGGAAGGTTCATAAAGGGTATGTTGATGAGAATTTTAAGTGTGGGTTGAAAGCTCAAGCTGTTGCTGTTAAGCATTTGGATATTGAAGGTTTGCAAGGACATAGGGAATGGCTA TCTGAAGTGGTATTCCTGGGACAGCTAAGACACAAAAATCTGGTTAAACTCATTGGTTATTGCTGTGAAGATGAAGAGCGTCTTCTTGTCTATGAATTCATGCCTAAAGGCAGCCTAGAAAATCATCTATTCAAGA GGTTATCTTTATCATTACCATGGGGAACAAGGCTTAAGATAGCAATAGGAGCGGCCAAAGGTCTAGCCTTCTTACATGAAGCAGAGACACCCGTCATATACCGCGATTTTAAGACCTCCAACATCTTGCTAGATTCT GATTTCACAGCTAAATTGTCTGATTTTGGGCTGGCAAAGATGGGTCCTGAAGGATCCAATACTCATGTTACTACTAGGGTTATGGGTACTTATGGTTATGCTGCACCAGAGTATGTTTCTACAG GACATTTGACAACTAAAAGCGATGTCTACAGTTTTGGAGTGGTACTACTAGAATTACTTACAGGAAGACGATCAATGGACAAATCGAGGCCAAAAGGAGAACAACATATAGTCGATTGGACAAGGCCGTACTTGCCTAGCAGCCGGAAGATAAGATACATAATAGACCCAAGACTAGGTGGTCAATACTCGGTTAAAGGTTCAAAGGAGATGGCTCAATTAGCTCTACAATGTGTAAGCCTAATCCCTAAGGATAGGCCGAAGATGTCAATGGTCGTACAAGCACTCGAATTGTTGCAAAATTACAAGGACATGGCGATTGCTTGTGGTTTATGGCCACCACCAAACACAAAATCAAGTAAGACAAATGGAATTTCTACCAAAGGAAGGGGGTATTGTAAGCCTTCACCTGTTGCACCAATTAGAAAATTATGA